One genomic segment of Pseudomonas sp. p1(2021b) includes these proteins:
- a CDS encoding nitrite/sulfite reductase, translating to MYVYDEYDQRIIEDRVKQFRDQTRRYLAGELSEEEFRPLRLQNGLYIQRFAPMLRVAVPYGQLNARQVRVLAKIARDYDKGYAHISTRQNVQYNWPALEDIPDILAELATVQMHAIQTSGNCLRNTTTDQFAGVAADEVIDPRPWCEIVRQWTTFHPEFAYLPRKFKIAINGSKEDRAAIEVHDIGLEPVYNEAGELGFRVLVGGGLGRTPVVGSFINEFLPWQDLISYLDAILRVYNRYGRRDNKYKARIKILVKALTPEVFAEKVEAEMVHLRGGPTTLTEAELQRVSRHFVDPAYLALDNVDYSSLDQDYPGFARWRARNTRAHKKPGYVAVTLSLKPTGVAPGDISDKQLDAVADLAERYSFGFLRTSHEQNIILADVEQRQLHALWLELRELGFATPNVGLLTDIICCPGGDYCSLANAKSIPIAESIQRRFDDLDYLFDIGEIDLNISGCMNACGHHHVGHIGILGVDKKGEEFYQVSLGGNAARDASLGKILGPSFAQDEMADVIEKLIDVYVEQRTEEERFIDTYQRIGIDPFKERVYAANH from the coding sequence ATGTACGTATACGACGAGTACGACCAGCGGATCATCGAGGACCGCGTCAAGCAGTTCCGGGATCAGACCCGCCGCTACCTGGCCGGTGAGCTGAGCGAAGAAGAATTCCGCCCTCTGCGCCTGCAGAACGGCCTTTATATCCAGCGTTTCGCCCCGATGCTGCGGGTCGCCGTGCCGTATGGCCAGCTCAACGCCCGTCAGGTCCGCGTGCTGGCCAAGATCGCCCGCGACTACGACAAGGGCTACGCCCACATCAGTACCCGCCAGAACGTGCAGTACAACTGGCCGGCGCTGGAAGACATCCCGGATATCCTGGCCGAGCTGGCCACTGTGCAGATGCACGCGATCCAGACCAGCGGCAACTGCCTGCGCAACACCACCACCGACCAGTTCGCCGGTGTCGCCGCCGACGAGGTGATCGACCCGCGCCCGTGGTGCGAGATCGTCCGCCAGTGGACCACCTTCCACCCGGAATTCGCCTACCTGCCGCGCAAGTTCAAGATCGCCATCAACGGCTCGAAGGAAGACCGCGCGGCCATCGAAGTACACGACATCGGCCTGGAGCCTGTGTACAACGAGGCCGGCGAACTGGGCTTCCGCGTCCTGGTCGGCGGCGGCCTGGGCCGTACCCCGGTGGTGGGCTCGTTCATCAATGAGTTCCTGCCCTGGCAGGACCTGATCAGCTACCTGGATGCCATCCTGCGCGTGTACAACCGTTACGGTCGCCGTGACAACAAGTACAAGGCGCGGATCAAGATCCTGGTCAAGGCCCTGACGCCTGAAGTGTTCGCCGAGAAGGTCGAAGCCGAGATGGTCCACCTGCGCGGCGGCCCGACCACCCTGACCGAAGCGGAACTGCAGCGTGTCTCACGCCACTTCGTCGACCCGGCCTACCTGGCCCTGGACAACGTTGATTACTCCTCGCTGGACCAGGACTACCCAGGCTTCGCCCGCTGGCGTGCGCGCAACACCCGCGCCCACAAGAAACCTGGCTATGTGGCCGTCACCCTGTCGCTCAAGCCCACCGGCGTCGCCCCGGGCGACATCAGCGACAAGCAGCTCGACGCCGTGGCCGACCTCGCCGAGCGCTACAGCTTCGGCTTCCTGCGTACGTCCCACGAGCAGAACATCATCCTCGCCGATGTCGAGCAGCGCCAGCTGCACGCCCTGTGGCTGGAACTGCGCGAGCTGGGCTTCGCCACGCCGAACGTTGGCCTGTTGACCGACATCATCTGCTGCCCGGGCGGCGACTACTGCTCCCTGGCCAATGCCAAATCGATCCCGATCGCCGAGTCCATCCAGCGCCGCTTCGACGACCTGGACTACCTGTTCGACATCGGCGAGATCGACCTGAACATCTCCGGTTGCATGAACGCCTGCGGCCACCACCACGTCGGCCACATCGGCATCCTCGGCGTGGACAAGAAGGGCGAGGAGTTCTACCAGGTTTCCCTGGGCGGCAATGCCGCGCGCGATGCCAGCCTGGGCAAGATCCTCGGTCCGTCCTTCGCCCAGGACGAAATGGCCGACGTGATCGAGAAGCTGATCGACGTGTACGTGGAACAACGTACCGAGGAAGAACGCTTCATCGACACCTACCAGCGCATCGGTATCGACCCTTTCAAGGAACGCGTCTATGCAGCGAATCATTAA
- a CDS encoding DUF934 domain-containing protein, with the protein MQRIIKNNQLVDETWHLLPKETSFDELTNCDDYIVPLQMWRDHAHALKARDGGLGVWLDSDEEAEEIGDDVQHFQVIALNFPAFTDGRNYSNARLLRDRYKFKGELRAIGDVLRDQLFYMARCGFDAFAIRADKDPEDALQGLKDFSVTYQGATDEPLPLFRRR; encoded by the coding sequence ATGCAGCGAATCATTAAGAACAACCAACTGGTCGACGAAACCTGGCACCTGTTGCCCAAGGAAACCTCGTTCGACGAGTTGACCAACTGCGACGACTACATCGTCCCTCTGCAGATGTGGCGCGACCATGCCCATGCCCTCAAGGCCCGCGACGGCGGCCTGGGCGTGTGGCTGGACAGCGACGAGGAAGCCGAGGAAATCGGTGACGACGTGCAGCACTTCCAGGTCATCGCCCTGAACTTCCCGGCGTTCACAGACGGGCGCAACTATTCCAATGCGCGCCTGCTGCGTGACCGCTACAAGTTCAAGGGCGAGTTACGCGCCATCGGCGACGTGCTGCGCGACCAGCTGTTCTACATGGCCCGCTGCGGCTTCGACGCCTTCGCCATCCGCGCCGACAAGGACCCGGAAGACGCGCTGCAAGGTCTGAAGGACTTCTCGGTGACCTACCAGGGCGCCACCGACGAGCCGCTGCCGCTGTTCCGTCGTCGCTGA
- the dkgB gene encoding 2,5-didehydrogluconate reductase DkgB produces the protein MSIPSFGLGTFRLTGQAVIDSVKSALELGYRVIDTAQIYGNEADVGQAIAESGVPRSELFITTKIWVDNYAADKLIPSLRESLAKLRTDYVDLLLIHWPAPGNGVELVEYMTALAEAKKQGLTRQIGVSNFNIELTRQAIDVVGEGEIATNQIELSPYLQNAKLTAFLKAQGIAVTSYMTLAYGKVLKDPLLAEIAAKHKATVAQVALAWALQLGYAVIPSSTKPENLASNLLARDLRLDDEDMARIATLERNGREVSPDGLAPTWD, from the coding sequence ATGAGCATTCCATCCTTCGGCCTCGGCACCTTCCGCCTTACCGGCCAGGCCGTCATCGACTCGGTCAAGTCCGCACTGGAGCTGGGCTACCGCGTCATCGACACCGCGCAGATCTATGGCAACGAAGCCGACGTCGGCCAGGCCATCGCCGAAAGCGGCGTGCCCCGTAGCGAGCTGTTCATCACCACCAAGATCTGGGTCGACAACTACGCGGCCGACAAGCTGATCCCCAGCCTGCGCGAAAGCCTGGCCAAGCTCCGCACCGACTATGTCGACCTGCTGCTGATCCACTGGCCGGCCCCGGGTAATGGCGTCGAACTGGTCGAATACATGACCGCCCTGGCCGAAGCCAAGAAACAAGGCCTGACCCGCCAGATCGGCGTCTCCAACTTCAATATCGAGCTGACCCGTCAGGCCATCGACGTGGTTGGCGAAGGCGAGATCGCGACCAACCAGATCGAGCTCAGCCCGTACCTGCAGAATGCCAAGCTGACCGCCTTCCTGAAGGCGCAAGGCATTGCGGTGACTTCCTACATGACCCTGGCCTACGGCAAGGTGCTCAAGGACCCGCTGCTGGCCGAGATCGCCGCCAAGCACAAGGCCACCGTGGCACAAGTTGCTCTGGCCTGGGCCCTGCAATTGGGTTACGCGGTCATCCCATCCTCCACCAAGCCGGAGAACCTGGCCAGCAACCTGCTCGCCCGCGACCTGCGCCTGGACGACGAAGACATGGCACGTATCGCTACGCTCGAGCGCAATGGCCGTGAAGTCAGCCCCGACGGCCTGGCGCCGACCTGGGACTGA
- a CDS encoding type VI secretion system tip protein VgrG: MLMEDIAALFAPQNRRLIKLTTPLSADQELLVDTFAGNEGLSTLFHYDLSLISQDAHIELKSLIGKPALLEIELAEGGARLIHGYVNDFASGGSDGGLAYYSATLVPWLWMLSRRFDSRIFQDQTVEQVLTQVFAGYGSLPSVQFNLTRPLKTHSYITQYRESDFNFVQRLLDQEGLFYYFEHSHEQHTLVIGDNSTLLTALPEQPRIRFHSTSVTETADAITHWSGSRQLLPSRMAVQTFDYKQPRNALPVVMDSLNQQGDVGPFEIFDFPGQYTHGDYDTGERLVRNRLEALEVQAKVFAGSSNCRAMRTGHTFELQHHYEHDQDSPDDRRFLLLALQHEGANNYRHAKNAGAYYLNHFTCVRSKILYRPQPSTERPLLHGPQTAIVVGPPGEEIFTDSLGRVKLQFHWDRYGQHDDNSSCWVRVAQAWASGGFGSIQIPRVGDEVVVSFLEGNPDRPLVTGSLYNSQNMPPWSLPQNKTQSGFLTRSTKSGSDAANFIRFDDKQGAEQLLVHAERSLDTEVEVDETHSVGNNRSIAVGGNQYQTVQQDAQVTIMQGAYSLAVTQKHVEIQANTHITLRVGNSSLTLTPQAITLKADAIHSQSTGETRIEGEPIKLNQ; this comes from the coding sequence ATGCTAATGGAAGACATCGCCGCCCTCTTCGCCCCGCAGAACCGAAGGCTGATCAAACTGACCACGCCGCTCTCTGCCGACCAGGAACTGCTGGTCGATACCTTCGCCGGCAATGAAGGCCTTTCCACACTGTTCCACTACGACCTGTCGCTGATCAGCCAGGACGCGCATATCGAACTCAAGTCACTGATCGGCAAGCCGGCCCTGCTGGAGATCGAGCTGGCCGAGGGCGGCGCGCGGTTGATTCATGGCTATGTCAACGATTTCGCCAGCGGCGGCAGCGACGGGGGCCTGGCCTATTACTCGGCGACCCTCGTGCCCTGGCTCTGGATGCTCAGCCGGCGCTTCGATTCACGTATCTTCCAGGACCAGACCGTCGAGCAGGTGCTTACCCAGGTGTTCGCCGGCTACGGCTCCCTGCCCAGCGTCCAGTTCAACCTCACCCGGCCGCTCAAGACCCACAGCTACATCACCCAGTACCGCGAGAGCGACTTCAACTTCGTCCAGCGCCTGCTGGACCAGGAAGGCCTGTTCTACTATTTCGAGCACAGCCATGAACAGCACACGCTGGTGATAGGCGACAACTCCACCTTGCTCACCGCCTTGCCCGAACAGCCCAGGATTCGTTTCCACAGCACGTCGGTCACCGAGACCGCCGACGCCATCACCCACTGGAGCGGGTCACGCCAATTGCTGCCCAGTCGCATGGCCGTACAAACCTTCGACTACAAGCAACCGCGTAACGCGCTGCCCGTAGTCATGGACAGCCTCAACCAGCAAGGCGACGTGGGGCCTTTCGAGATCTTCGACTTCCCAGGCCAATACACCCATGGCGACTACGACACAGGCGAACGCCTGGTGCGCAACCGCCTGGAGGCCCTCGAAGTGCAGGCCAAGGTCTTCGCAGGCAGCAGCAACTGCCGCGCCATGCGCACAGGCCATACCTTCGAGCTGCAACACCATTACGAACACGACCAGGACAGCCCCGATGACCGGCGTTTCCTGCTCCTGGCGCTGCAACACGAAGGCGCCAACAACTACCGCCATGCCAAGAATGCCGGGGCCTACTACCTCAACCACTTCACCTGCGTCCGCAGCAAAATTCTCTACCGCCCCCAGCCCAGTACCGAGCGCCCATTACTGCATGGCCCACAGACCGCCATCGTGGTCGGCCCTCCCGGCGAGGAAATCTTCACCGACAGCCTCGGCCGGGTGAAGCTGCAGTTCCACTGGGACCGCTACGGCCAGCACGACGACAACAGCTCGTGCTGGGTGCGTGTCGCCCAGGCCTGGGCCAGTGGAGGCTTCGGCAGCATCCAGATCCCCAGGGTCGGTGACGAAGTCGTGGTCTCCTTTCTCGAAGGCAATCCCGACCGCCCCCTGGTCACAGGCAGCCTCTACAACAGCCAGAACATGCCACCGTGGTCGCTGCCTCAGAACAAGACCCAAAGCGGGTTCCTCACCCGCTCCACCAAGAGCGGCTCCGACGCGGCCAACTTCATCCGTTTCGACGACAAACAAGGCGCCGAGCAACTGCTCGTGCACGCCGAACGCAGCCTGGACACCGAGGTGGAAGTGGACGAGACCCATAGCGTCGGCAACAACCGCAGCATCGCCGTCGGAGGTAACCAGTACCAGACCGTCCAGCAGGATGCGCAGGTGACCATCATGCAAGGCGCCTATTCCCTGGCGGTCACGCAAAAGCATGTCGAGATCCAGGCCAACACCCATATCACCCTGCGCGTCGGCAACAGCAGCCTGACCCTTACACCCCAGGCCATCACGCTCAAGGCCGACGCCATCCATAGCCAGAGCACAGGGGAAACCCGCATCGAAGGGGAACCCATCAAGCTGAACCAATGA
- a CDS encoding DUF3313 domain-containing protein, which translates to MGRHRSWAWLLVAGLSLPGCSSKQVSPQMYTGFLQDYSILTERKTPSGQTVLGWVSPGLKAGGYKQVYLEPSQVYPWPEPSERIPPSTLINMTGYYDAALRLELGKVVPLAAKPGPGTLVVRPAITRVATRTQGLRFYEWLPVTLVAAGVSTATGIRDQDSEIATEVSFEDGETGAVVAELVRMGTGVPLEDDKQVMTAYNVKAVLDGWAGDLRTAYMAYRR; encoded by the coding sequence ATGGGCCGTCACCGTTCATGGGCCTGGCTGCTGGTGGCCGGCTTGAGCCTGCCTGGTTGCAGCAGCAAGCAGGTCTCGCCGCAGATGTACACCGGGTTCCTGCAGGACTACAGCATCCTGACCGAGCGCAAGACCCCGTCCGGGCAGACGGTGTTGGGCTGGGTCAGCCCGGGGTTGAAAGCGGGCGGCTACAAGCAGGTATACCTGGAGCCCAGCCAGGTCTACCCGTGGCCTGAGCCGAGCGAGCGCATTCCGCCCAGCACCTTGATCAACATGACCGGCTACTACGACGCTGCCCTGCGGCTGGAGTTGGGAAAGGTCGTGCCCCTGGCGGCCAAGCCCGGCCCGGGCACGCTGGTGGTACGACCTGCCATCACCCGGGTGGCCACCCGTACCCAGGGGCTGCGTTTCTATGAATGGCTGCCCGTCACCCTGGTCGCTGCGGGCGTGAGCACGGCGACGGGGATCCGCGACCAAGACAGCGAGATCGCCACTGAGGTGTCGTTCGAGGACGGCGAGACGGGCGCGGTGGTCGCCGAACTGGTGCGCATGGGCACCGGTGTGCCGCTGGAGGACGACAAGCAGGTAATGACCGCCTACAACGTCAAAGCTGTGCTCGATGGCTGGGCCGGTGATTTGCGTACGGCCTACATGGCGTATCGTCGATAG
- a CDS encoding response regulator: protein MVLDSAFLHPDPVHVSRLLIVDDDMEILALLKKFFVQHAYDVDVAPDGEAMWAAIARNRPDTIILDLMLPGEGGLSLCQKVRAQGAIPIIMLTAMAELSDRIVGLELGADDYLTKPFAPRELLARVRALQRRAGEQGSPAREPSRPIITFAGWHLDITCRELRSPEGVMIPLSGGEFDLLVVFLEHPQRILTREQLIDLAHGQGHDAYDRSIDVQVSRLRRKIEPDSKRPDLIRTVRNGGYMFTAKVTRA, encoded by the coding sequence ATGGTTTTAGATAGCGCTTTTCTACACCCGGACCCTGTGCACGTGAGCAGACTGCTGATCGTCGACGATGACATGGAAATCCTCGCGCTGTTGAAGAAGTTCTTCGTTCAGCACGCCTACGACGTGGACGTGGCGCCCGATGGCGAAGCCATGTGGGCGGCCATCGCGAGAAATCGGCCGGACACCATCATTCTCGACCTGATGCTACCCGGTGAAGGCGGCTTGAGCCTGTGCCAGAAGGTGCGCGCCCAGGGCGCGATCCCGATCATCATGCTCACCGCCATGGCCGAGCTGAGCGATCGCATCGTCGGCCTGGAACTGGGGGCCGATGACTACCTGACCAAGCCCTTCGCGCCCCGGGAACTGCTCGCCCGCGTGCGTGCCCTGCAGCGCCGCGCCGGCGAACAAGGCAGTCCGGCCAGAGAACCCTCCCGCCCGATCATCACGTTCGCCGGCTGGCACCTGGATATCACTTGCCGCGAACTACGTTCTCCCGAAGGCGTGATGATTCCGCTGTCCGGCGGCGAATTCGACCTGCTGGTGGTGTTTCTCGAGCACCCTCAGCGCATCCTCACCCGCGAGCAGTTGATTGACCTCGCCCATGGCCAGGGCCATGACGCGTATGATCGCAGCATCGATGTCCAGGTCAGCCGCCTGCGACGCAAGATCGAACCGGACAGCAAGCGCCCGGACCTGATCCGTACCGTGCGCAACGGCGGCTACATGTTCACCGCCAAGGTCACGCGCGCATGA
- a CDS encoding ATP-binding protein: protein MIHRLLRRDTLRRRIALTILAAMLASLALNALFIQVAGTWARPPIERTGLLEQIAATARVIEAAPADLRPRLASAASNPTLGVAWQAERSQFNLPTLGMHIDTGEVPVLRRLLGPDRIMYAFNPDDWPGASAQGHYMALVQLADGSWLSFTPPERSWGLDAGARIAVIIALGLVATLLVAWLATRQLANPLQRFTTAARRFGDDLQAPPIDVEGPEEIRQAISAFNTMQAQIQHFVGERTHMLAAISHDLRAPLTRMRLRSEFMEDEDHQRKLVRDVDEMQSMINAALAFFREDTHREQPTAFDLSELLQTIVDDYRDQDTAIGFDGPAHLVYDGRPLGIKRVVVNLLENAVKYGQHPSISLRQNGHGVRIDVSDQGPGIPQEALQRVFDPFFRLETSRNRDTGGVGLGLSAARAIVREQGGELTLSNRDGGGLLARVELPLRS from the coding sequence ATGATCCATCGACTTTTGCGCCGCGACACCCTCAGGCGCCGGATTGCCCTGACCATCCTTGCGGCGATGCTCGCCTCGCTGGCCCTCAACGCCTTGTTCATCCAGGTGGCCGGCACCTGGGCACGCCCGCCCATCGAACGTACCGGCCTACTTGAGCAGATCGCCGCGACTGCGCGGGTGATCGAAGCCGCGCCTGCCGATCTGCGCCCACGGTTGGCGAGCGCGGCGAGCAACCCGACCCTGGGGGTGGCCTGGCAAGCCGAGCGCAGCCAGTTCAACCTGCCTACCCTGGGCATGCATATCGATACCGGCGAGGTTCCGGTGCTGCGCCGACTGCTGGGACCGGACAGGATCATGTATGCGTTCAACCCCGACGACTGGCCGGGCGCAAGTGCCCAGGGGCACTACATGGCGCTGGTGCAACTCGCCGATGGCAGCTGGTTGTCATTCACGCCCCCTGAGCGCAGCTGGGGCTTGGACGCAGGCGCGCGTATCGCCGTGATCATCGCCTTGGGGCTGGTCGCCACCTTGCTGGTCGCCTGGCTCGCCACCCGCCAGCTGGCCAACCCACTGCAGCGCTTCACCACTGCCGCGCGGCGCTTCGGCGACGATCTGCAGGCGCCGCCCATCGATGTCGAAGGCCCCGAGGAGATCCGCCAGGCCATTAGCGCCTTCAACACCATGCAGGCGCAGATCCAGCATTTCGTCGGCGAGCGCACACACATGCTCGCCGCGATTTCCCACGACCTGCGCGCCCCGTTGACGCGCATGCGGTTGCGCAGCGAGTTCATGGAGGACGAAGACCATCAGCGCAAGCTGGTTCGCGACGTGGATGAAATGCAATCGATGATCAACGCCGCCCTCGCCTTCTTCCGCGAGGACACGCACCGAGAGCAACCCACCGCGTTCGACCTTTCCGAGTTGCTGCAGACCATCGTCGACGATTACCGCGACCAGGACACCGCCATCGGCTTCGATGGGCCTGCGCACCTGGTCTACGATGGTCGCCCGCTGGGCATCAAGCGTGTGGTGGTGAACCTTCTGGAAAATGCAGTCAAGTACGGGCAGCATCCCAGCATCTCGCTCAGGCAAAACGGACACGGGGTACGTATCGACGTCAGCGACCAGGGGCCAGGTATCCCGCAGGAGGCCTTGCAGCGGGTATTCGACCCGTTCTTCCGCCTCGAGACCTCGCGCAACCGCGATACCGGTGGCGTCGGGTTGGGGCTGTCGGCGGCGAGAGCGATCGTGCGTGAACAGGGTGGCGAGCTGACGTTGAGCAATCGCGACGGCGGAGGGTTACTGGCGCGTGTCGAGCTGCCCCTGCGCAGCTGA
- a CDS encoding LysE family translocator, which produces MSIADNLIAFTFAATLLTVTPGLDTALILRTATVENRAQALRAALGINAGCLLWGAAVAFGLGALIAVSELAYNLLKYCGAAYLAFLGLNMLLRPRQALSPGRAQGGPGTNWFLKGMLGNLLNPKVGIFYVSFLPQFIPHGQPLVAWTFGLVGIHVLLGLLWAVVLIAATQPLAAALRRGPVIKWMDRATGVVFVAFAARLALSRR; this is translated from the coding sequence ATGTCCATCGCAGACAACCTGATCGCCTTCACGTTCGCTGCCACGCTGCTGACCGTGACCCCAGGCCTGGACACCGCGCTTATCCTGAGAACGGCCACGGTAGAGAACAGAGCCCAGGCGTTGCGCGCAGCATTGGGCATCAATGCCGGCTGCCTGCTCTGGGGTGCGGCTGTCGCTTTCGGCCTGGGGGCACTGATTGCTGTCTCGGAGCTGGCCTACAACCTGCTCAAGTATTGCGGCGCCGCCTACCTGGCATTCCTGGGCCTGAACATGCTGCTGCGCCCGCGTCAGGCGTTGTCACCAGGCAGAGCGCAGGGAGGGCCCGGTACCAATTGGTTCCTCAAGGGCATGCTGGGCAACCTGCTCAATCCCAAGGTCGGGATCTTCTACGTATCGTTCCTGCCGCAGTTCATTCCCCACGGGCAGCCATTGGTTGCCTGGACCTTCGGCCTGGTCGGCATTCATGTCCTGCTCGGCCTGCTCTGGGCGGTCGTCCTGATCGCCGCGACCCAGCCGCTGGCTGCTGCACTGCGTCGTGGGCCGGTGATCAAGTGGATGGACCGTGCCACCGGCGTGGTGTTCGTGGCATTTGCCGCCCGCCTGGCCCTGAGTCGGCGTTAA
- a CDS encoding NTP transferase domain-containing protein: protein MTVVALVLAAGRSARFGGDKRRAVLAQGSSVLVQSVEHALAVFGEVRVVLRPGEVAQDLGLPAACQVVHSPDASLGMGHSLAAGVASLGDSPAEAVAILLGDMPWIAPSTLRQLADAASADSILLPRYQGQPGHPVLFGRAFWPQLMQLTGDEGARAVVRAHRAHCAWVDVEDAGVLRDVDTPQGLLD from the coding sequence GTGACGGTCGTTGCGTTGGTCCTGGCGGCCGGGCGTAGCGCGCGCTTTGGCGGTGACAAGCGTCGTGCTGTCCTGGCGCAGGGTAGCAGCGTGCTGGTGCAGAGCGTCGAACATGCTTTGGCGGTGTTCGGTGAGGTCAGGGTGGTGCTGCGGCCAGGTGAGGTGGCGCAAGACCTGGGGCTGCCAGCTGCCTGCCAGGTGGTGCACAGCCCTGATGCCAGCCTTGGTATGGGTCATAGCCTGGCGGCTGGGGTTGCCTCGCTCGGCGACAGCCCGGCAGAGGCGGTTGCCATCCTGCTGGGTGATATGCCTTGGATCGCCCCTTCGACGTTGCGCCAGTTGGCCGATGCCGCCTCGGCGGACAGCATCCTGTTGCCCCGTTACCAGGGCCAGCCAGGGCACCCGGTATTGTTTGGCCGTGCCTTCTGGCCACAGCTGATGCAGCTGACGGGCGACGAAGGCGCACGGGCGGTAGTCCGGGCGCACCGGGCACATTGCGCTTGGGTGGATGTGGAGGATGCGGGCGTGCTGCGCGACGTGGACACGCCGCAGGGGCTGCTGGACTGA
- a CDS encoding XdhC family protein — protein MQHLDLQVVRQALQWSGAGQRVWLCSVLFTYGSAPRAPGSLLAVNDQGQWVGSLSGGCVEEDFLARVAEGEFAEPATVVRYGDGSDTRSNIRLPCGGVLDVLVENLPADCQVQAHLRELESALLGQRRLLREVDLHDGQRRLSDDHSQGPRVAYDTDTVRLRVGAAQRLLLAGYSSVAHFCAEFGKGLGFEVILCDPRDEVLEGVVLEGIEVRRELPSVFIANGGCHGDTAVVALTHDPKIDDLAMLEAVRTEAFYIGVMGSRTTSDKRRERLQRIGGLDEGQLARIHAPIGLNLGSKTPAEIALAVLADILRTRSGIAREAL, from the coding sequence GTGCAGCATCTTGACCTGCAAGTGGTGCGCCAGGCCTTGCAATGGTCTGGCGCCGGCCAGCGTGTATGGCTGTGCAGCGTGCTCTTCACCTACGGCTCGGCGCCTCGTGCGCCGGGCTCGTTGCTGGCGGTCAACGACCAAGGGCAATGGGTGGGGTCGTTGTCCGGTGGCTGTGTCGAGGAGGATTTCCTCGCACGGGTCGCCGAAGGCGAGTTCGCAGAGCCTGCCACGGTGGTGCGCTATGGCGATGGCAGTGACACACGTTCCAATATCCGCCTGCCCTGCGGTGGCGTGTTGGATGTACTGGTGGAGAACCTGCCAGCCGATTGCCAGGTACAGGCGCATTTACGTGAGTTGGAGTCGGCGCTGCTTGGACAGCGCCGGCTGCTCCGCGAAGTGGACCTGCACGATGGCCAGCGTCGCCTGAGCGACGACCACAGCCAGGGGCCAAGGGTGGCCTACGACACCGATACCGTCCGCCTGCGGGTAGGTGCGGCCCAGCGCCTGCTGTTGGCGGGGTATTCCAGTGTTGCGCATTTCTGTGCCGAATTTGGTAAGGGGTTGGGGTTCGAGGTCATCCTCTGCGACCCCCGTGACGAGGTGCTCGAAGGCGTGGTGCTCGAGGGCATCGAGGTTCGTCGCGAGCTGCCGTCGGTGTTCATCGCCAATGGCGGTTGCCATGGCGACACGGCGGTGGTGGCGCTGACCCATGACCCGAAGATCGATGACCTGGCGATGCTCGAGGCCGTGCGCACCGAGGCGTTCTATATCGGCGTGATGGGCTCGCGCACCACCTCGGACAAACGCCGTGAGCGTCTGCAGCGCATCGGAGGCCTGGACGAGGGGCAGTTGGCCCGCATCCATGCGCCCATCGGGTTGAACCTGGGCAGCAAGACACCAGCGGAAATCGCCTTGGCGGTGCTCGCCGACATTCTGCGGACCCGTAGCGGCATCGCCCGCGAGGCGCTGTGA